A region from the Hypomesus transpacificus isolate Combined female chromosome 11, fHypTra1, whole genome shotgun sequence genome encodes:
- the b3gat2 gene encoding galactosylgalactosylxylosylprotein 3-beta-glucuronosyltransferase 2, with protein MMKSLFFSRFFILLPWVLIVIIMIDIDTKRTSVRGPALGRPESAQRHARTSQHRGNRSALPVIYAVTPTYNRPVQKAELTRLANTFRQVPSFHWIVVEDSNIRTELVARFLARSGVPYTHLHILTPRRFKRPGMPRATEQRNAALTWLRQHRSRKDPGVVFFADDDNTYSLELFEEMRRTRGVSVWPVGLVGGRRYERPLVFMGKVVGWYTGWRPDRPFAIDMAGFAVNLQVVLENPKALFKRRGSQPGMQESDFLKQITKVAELEPRANNCTRVLVWHTRTEKVNLGNEPKHRQDTVVIEV; from the exons ATGATGAAATCGCTCTTTTTCAGTCGCTTTTTCATTCTTTTGCCCTGGGTTCTTATCGTCATAATCATGATTGATATCGACACTAAACGGACGTCAGTACGGGGTCCTGCCCTTGGTCGGCCGGAGAGCGCACAACGGCATGCTCGAACCAGCCAGCATCGGGGCAATCGCTCCGCTCTGCCGGTAATCTACGCAGTCACCCCAACCTACAACCGTCCGGTCCAAAAGGCAGAACTCACCCGGCTCGCCAACACCTTTCGCCAGGTCCCTAGCTTTCACTGGATAGTGGTGGAAGACTCAAACATACGCACGGAGTTGGTGGCGCGCTTCCTCGCCCGTTCGGGAGtgccatacacacacttgcacatctTAACCCCACGCCGGTTTAAACGGCCTGGGATGCCTCGCGCCACCGAGCAGAGGAACGCAGCTCTGACTTGGCTGCGTCAACACCGTTCAAGAAAGGATCCAGGAGTGGTGTTCTTCGCGGACGATGACAACACGTACAGCCTGGAACTGTTCGAAGAG atGCGAAGGACTCGAGGGGTGTCGGTGTGGCCCGTGGGGCTGGTGGGTGGACGTCGCTATGAGCGCCCCCTGGTGTTCATGGGTAAAGTTGTGGGCTGGTACACAGGCTGGAGGCCAGACCGTCCCTTCGCCATCGACATGGCAG GCTTCGCCGTGAATCTCCAGGTGGTCCTGGAGAACCCGAAGGCGTTGTTCAAGCGCAGGGGTTCCCAACCCGGCATGCAGGAGTCAGACTTCCTGAAGCAGATCACCAAGGTGGCTGAATTGGAGCCTCGAGCCAATAACTGCACCAGG gtTCTGGtgtggcacacacgcacagaaaagGTCAACCTGGGCAACGAGCCCAAACATCGACAGGACACAGTGGTCATCGAGGTTTGA